From Pseudomonadota bacterium, the proteins below share one genomic window:
- a CDS encoding serine hydrolase, giving the protein MVKIRIIGAVCLSCMLFAALAFGEVVSKHNLYESAIAIARSEIWQAINSGKCGSATTAIMVDGKVVYAEGFGMANREKSIPVYKATIFNIGSISKVYVATAIMLLVDDGKVSLDKPVTDYLPEFKMADDRYKEITVRMLLNHVSGMPGTEGSNSFGFKYDDNIKQETINTLARAHLKHAPGAMAVYCNDGFTLAEMIVERVSGKKYINFLNERIFKPLGLKNTGAGMGEIKGKPVALYYDAKTGKRHPPETLSILGAGGLSSTAEELCRFVDAFSAGNKLLKKASLDEMKKAQPSAFWGKLRNPEISFGLGWDLTGLPRYDAVGVQVLGKTGGTGNYSSMVFAVPDKRIAVAVIASGPESGALKIALDILDAVLVEKKLISKEAKAVLAPPEAQKLPQGYSSFSGYYANSAKLGQVVFDADKNSATLYGFKEQEKKPEMALVYNNGYYHDTKGDRFYFTNIGGESYLVNCPAMATIDTIMMQKVKPIEKPQNLKINMDGKVWLRRNVSPFESVMAVDSHFVKSLSYKDLPGYVVFLGVKRIDSPELAGMPFDSVRDQTELTLFEKNGATWAWVSGLLYSPSQNAVVLKAGDNSVKIGSDGYNEWLVANEDMVLSFTKPERGRIIIFSSDDIATYDSALDTGDAYAAKGSYIECAGFANDVFTVKTKPTAAGDKK; this is encoded by the coding sequence ATGGTAAAAATCAGAATTATCGGTGCAGTTTGTTTGAGCTGCATGCTGTTTGCTGCACTTGCATTTGGCGAGGTGGTAAGCAAGCATAATCTCTATGAAAGCGCTATTGCCATAGCCCGCAGCGAAATCTGGCAAGCCATAAACAGCGGCAAATGCGGGAGTGCCACCACTGCCATAATGGTTGATGGCAAGGTCGTTTATGCAGAAGGATTCGGCATGGCAAACAGAGAGAAGAGCATCCCTGTCTATAAGGCTACAATCTTTAATATCGGCTCTATCAGCAAGGTGTATGTGGCGACTGCAATCATGCTGCTCGTTGACGATGGCAAGGTCTCGCTCGATAAGCCGGTCACAGACTATCTCCCGGAATTCAAGATGGCGGATGATAGATACAAGGAGATCACCGTAAGAATGCTATTAAACCACGTATCGGGCATGCCGGGGACTGAGGGGTCGAATTCCTTCGGGTTTAAATATGATGACAATATAAAACAGGAAACAATCAATACTTTAGCCCGCGCACATCTTAAGCATGCCCCGGGAGCAATGGCAGTGTATTGCAATGACGGGTTTACACTGGCGGAAATGATAGTGGAGCGGGTAAGCGGGAAAAAATACATCAATTTTCTTAATGAAAGGATATTTAAGCCGCTGGGCCTGAAAAACACCGGTGCAGGCATGGGTGAGATCAAGGGTAAGCCTGTAGCGTTGTATTATGACGCTAAAACCGGGAAACGTCATCCCCCTGAAACGCTCTCGATTCTGGGCGCCGGCGGGTTGTCATCAACTGCCGAGGAACTCTGCCGTTTTGTAGATGCCTTTTCAGCGGGAAATAAACTCTTGAAGAAAGCATCTCTCGATGAGATGAAAAAGGCGCAGCCTTCAGCGTTTTGGGGCAAGCTAAGAAATCCCGAAATTTCCTTTGGGCTGGGCTGGGACCTCACAGGCCTTCCGCGGTATGATGCGGTCGGAGTTCAAGTATTGGGTAAGACCGGCGGCACTGGAAATTACTCTTCCATGGTTTTCGCGGTTCCTGACAAAAGAATAGCTGTTGCTGTTATTGCTTCCGGCCCGGAAAGCGGTGCGTTGAAAATAGCGCTGGATATATTAGATGCGGTACTGGTTGAAAAAAAGCTCATTTCCAAAGAAGCGAAAGCCGTCCTGGCACCGCCGGAAGCGCAGAAGTTACCGCAAGGTTATTCTTCATTTAGCGGTTATTATGCCAACAGCGCGAAACTTGGCCAGGTAGTGTTTGATGCGGATAAAAACAGCGCCACCCTATACGGTTTCAAGGAACAGGAGAAAAAACCGGAAATGGCACTCGTTTATAATAATGGTTATTATCACGATACCAAAGGCGACCGTTTCTATTTTACTAATATAGGCGGCGAAAGCTATTTGGTGAACTGTCCGGCAATGGCCACGATCGATACGATCATGATGCAAAAAGTAAAACCAATAGAAAAACCTCAAAACCTTAAGATCAATATGGATGGCAAGGTTTGGCTGCGGCGTAATGTCTCTCCTTTTGAGTCGGTTATGGCTGTGGACTCGCATTTTGTAAAATCATTGTCGTACAAAGACCTGCCGGGATATGTGGTTTTTCTGGGTGTCAAAAGGATTGATTCCCCTGAATTAGCGGGTATGCCTTTTGACTCTGTCCGCGACCAGACAGAACTTACCCTTTTTGAAAAGAATGGGGCCACATGGGCATGGGTTTCGGGTTTGTTGTATAGCCCGTCCCAGAACGCTGTTGTCTTAAAGGCCGGTGATAATTCCGTAAAAATAGGAAGCGATGGATATAACGAGTGGCTGGTGGCAAATGAAGACATGGTTTTGAGTTTTACAAAACCTGAACGGGGAAGAATAATCATATTTTCTTCCGACGATATCGCGACCTATGATAGCGCGCTCGATACAGGCGATGCGTATGCTGCCAAGGGCAGTTATATCGAATGTGCGGGTTTTGCAAACGATGTCTTTACAGTCAAAACCAAGCCTACGGCGGCAGGTGATAAGAAGTAA
- the queA gene encoding tRNA preQ1(34) S-adenosylmethionine ribosyltransferase-isomerase QueA, whose amino-acid sequence MNTKLFDYYLPKEMIAQYPEGDRELSRLLVLNRSTELIEHKRFKDITGYFRKGDVLILNDSRVLPARLSVRKETGGNIDILLLEGIDDKRWYCLANGIKKGKDRLTISVGGVKAVLTRSEAFWIIDFFYDGDVYDIIREHGKMPLPPYIKRGNDGALDFERYQTVYAEILGSIAAPTAGFHFTKELLADIEALGVTVCKITLHIGIGTFFLVKSQNVEDHVMHREYYQIVPDVKKYIENAKIEGRRIIACGTSVVRTLETAWAKNGDTPIAGHTELFIYPGYRFKMIDAMITNFHLPRSTPLLLVSAFTGSDELMKCYKEAIDRSYRFYSYGDAMLIF is encoded by the coding sequence ATGAATACAAAATTATTTGACTATTATTTGCCAAAAGAAATGATTGCCCAGTACCCTGAAGGGGACCGGGAATTATCCCGTCTTCTTGTTCTTAACAGAAGCACAGAACTGATAGAACATAAACGTTTTAAAGACATTACAGGATATTTTCGCAAGGGAGATGTGCTTATATTAAATGACAGCAGGGTTTTGCCTGCACGATTGAGTGTCCGGAAGGAAACCGGCGGTAACATTGATATACTGCTTTTGGAGGGCATCGATGATAAAAGATGGTACTGTCTTGCGAATGGTATAAAAAAAGGGAAAGACCGTCTGACAATATCTGTGGGCGGAGTCAAGGCTGTCTTAACAAGAAGTGAGGCCTTCTGGATAATCGATTTCTTTTATGATGGTGATGTATATGACATCATACGGGAACACGGGAAAATGCCTCTCCCCCCGTACATAAAAAGAGGGAACGATGGCGCTCTTGATTTTGAAAGATACCAGACGGTGTATGCCGAGATATTGGGTTCCATTGCAGCCCCCACAGCAGGTTTTCATTTTACAAAGGAATTGCTTGCAGATATAGAGGCGCTGGGCGTCACAGTATGTAAAATTACACTTCATATCGGTATAGGAACCTTTTTCCTTGTAAAGAGTCAGAATGTTGAAGATCATGTAATGCACAGGGAATACTATCAAATTGTTCCTGATGTGAAAAAATATATCGAAAATGCGAAGATTGAAGGAAGGCGAATCATCGCCTGCGGGACAAGTGTCGTGAGAACATTAGAGACAGCATGGGCGAAAAACGGCGATACACCCATTGCGGGACATACGGAACTTTTTATATATCCCGGATACAGGTTTAAAATGATTGATGCCATGATAACGAATTTCCATCTGCCGAGGTCTACGCCTCTTCTGCTCGTCTCGGCTTTTACCGGAAGCGATGAATTGATGAAATGTTATAAAGAGGCTATAGATCGAAGCTATAGGTTTTACAGTTACGGGGATGCGATGCTGATTTTTTAA